A region of Colletotrichum higginsianum IMI 349063 chromosome 10, whole genome shotgun sequence DNA encodes the following proteins:
- a CDS encoding Mitochondrial chaperone BCS1 yields the protein MDTDTQSAFAEPINTSTSTPQPAPQLALLDFFFPGFSVFTTAFQRYLGIDLNVYIPLVILCGGATFAWRYFSDYIWEKVEKHLMSTVEVRTDDEIYNILMSWVAAQRFAKNSRRFVVNTNLSSRSWFLWRWDDEEEESDDTSPVDGSPSEFGPKKKPLAYTPSFGSHSFWYRGHLLLFKRSQNREQASYLVVSEREEISLSCFGRNPWILKELLQEARAEYQKKDSQKTMIYRGSTRAGSTEPTWQRCMARTSRPFSTVILNEKTKKELVDDVADYLSPATRKWYSNRGIPWRRGYLLTGPPGTGKSSLSLALAGFFKMRIYIVSLSSISANEENLATLFAELPRRCVVLLEDIDTAGLTHTREDNGTTDTTELKEGSGEMVPGQLTPGVPTNQPSGRLSLSGLLNILDGVASQEGRVLIMTTNHIEKLDKALIRPGRVDQIVKFTLADDEIIGAIFRAIYAPLEGDENDVPRQQPGMALALEAEKDLAGQVAKRTADIVANVEALSEVFVDKIPAHEFSPAEIQGYLMKHKRSAEAAVAEAEGWVAEMRKEKREKELKVAEEKRQAETKKKKEAEEKKRKEEAEEKKREERKNKRKGEKKSRSNKERSESSASSGSDSSTGPESVAPAKVTTTAAVSEVKADDDGANNTSRKRDSGYGTPVEV from the coding sequence ATGGACACAGACACCCAATCCGCATTCGCGGAGCCCATCAATACCTCGACAAGCACCCCCCAGCCCGCGCCCCAGCTGGCGCTgctcgacttcttcttcccagGCTTCAGCGTCTTTACGACGGCCTTCCAAAGGTATCTAGGCATCGACCTCAACGTCTACATccccctcgtcatcctctgcggcggcgccaccTTTGCCTGGCGCTACTTCAGCGACTACATCTGGGAAAAGGTCGAGAAGCACCTCATGTCTACCGTCGAGGTCCGCACAGATGACGAGATTTACAACATTCTCATGTCCTGGGTCGCCGCTCAACGCTTCGCCAAGAACTCGCGTCGTTTTGTTGTCAACACCAACCTGAGCTCGCGCTCTTGGTTCCTCTGGCGttgggacgacgaggaggaagagagcGACGACACGTCCCCTGTCGATGGATCCCCTTCGGAGTTCGgcccgaagaagaagcctcTCGCATACACACCCAGCTTCGGCAGCCACTCCTTCTGGTACCGCGGCCATCTGCTGCTCTTCAAGAGGAGTCAGAATCGCGAGCAGGCCTCGTACCTGGTTGTTAGCGAGCGGGAAGAGATCAGTCTTTCGTGCTTCGGCCGCAACCCTTGGATCCTCAAGGAGCTCCTTCAGGAGGCCCGCGCTGAGTATCAGAAGAAAGACTCCCAGAAGACCATGATCTACCGCGGCAGCACACGCGCGGGCTCCACCGAGCCCACATGGCAGCGCTGCATGGCGCGAACGTCTCGACCGTTCTCGACCGTCATTCTCAAcgagaagacgaagaaggagctcgtcgacgatgtcgccgacTACCTTTCCCCCGCGACCCGTAAGTGGTATTCGAACCGCGGCATCCCCTGGAGACGCGGTTACCTCCTTACAGGACCCCCCGGAACGGGCAAGTCCTCGCTATCGCTTGCTCTGGCCGGCTTCTTCAAGATGAGGATTTACATCGTGAGCCTGAGTTCCATCTCAGCCAACGAGGAGAACCTCGCCACCCTTTTCGCTGAGCTTCCTCGGCGGTGTGtggtcctcctcgaggacatCGACACCGCAGGTCTCACTCACACAAGAGAGGACAACGGAACTACCGACACCACCGAACTTAAAGAAGGAAGCGGTGAGATGGTTCCCGGCCAGCTGACTCCCGGGGTCCCTACCAATCAGCCTAGCGGCAGGCTTTCCCTCTCCGGCCTGCTCAACATCCTTGACGGCGTGGCTAGCCAGGAAGGTCGTGTTCTCATCATGACGACAAACCAcatcgagaagctcgacaaggccCTCATACGTCCCGGTCGTGTGGACCAGATCGTCAAGTTTACCCTGGCCGATGACGAAATCATTGGTGCAATCTTCCGCGCCATCTACGCCCCCCTCGAAGGCGACGAGAACGACGTTCCCAGACAGCAGCCGGGCATGGCCTtggccctcgaggccgaaaAGGACCTTGCCGGGCAGGTAGCCAAGCGCACCGCCGATATCGTGGCCAACGTCGAGGCTCTCTCTGAGGTGTTCGTCGACAAGATCCCGGCACACGAGTTCAGCCCTGCCGAAATCCAGGGGTATCTGATGAAGCATAAACGCAGTGCCGAGGCGGCAGTCGCCGAGGCAGAAGGATGGGTCGCAGAGATGcgcaaggagaagagggaaaaagaaCTCAAGGTTGCCGAGGAGAAGCGGCAGGCCGAAActaagaagaagaaggaggctgaagagaagaaacggaaggaggaggcagaggaaaagaagagggaggagaggaagaacaagcgcaagggcgagaagaagagcagaaGCAACAAGGAGAGGTCGGAGTCTTCGGCTTCTTCTGGATCCGACTCCAGCACCGGGCCCGAATCGGTAGCCCCCGCCAAGGtaacgacgacggcggcggtctcggaggtcaaggccgatgacgacggagcCAATAACACCAGCCGAAAGAGAGACTCGGGGTACGGAACTCCAGTAGAGGTttga